A window from Aliamphritea hakodatensis encodes these proteins:
- a CDS encoding LysR family transcriptional regulator: MKLDDLSQIDMRLLVAFNALMEELSVTRAADRLSSSQPAMSRNLRQLRILFADELFTRQSHGLAATPRAEQLHLQMRPLLDSILRLVAPVQLELKTLKRCFSLSMIDPISQTLIAPLLSHLQEHAPQVTLKIQSLEDYSMDLLIAGQLDFIINFGNEAPANIHSRMLAEERPVCVVGPDHPLAGNSSVSYEEFICQKHVDFMLPGFSDENQPDWLMNIPDPHLQTNNMVTAQNAICDGQLVMIGGEKLSQFAPRAEESVAIPFAEKENIPTVPMRLFWHKRYHDDLSHRWMRDLINKLIFSQCPTARQTSGSVF, translated from the coding sequence GTGAAACTAGATGATTTAAGTCAGATCGATATGCGTCTGCTGGTGGCATTTAATGCCCTGATGGAAGAGCTCAGTGTGACCCGGGCGGCAGACCGTCTGTCGTCGTCTCAGCCTGCCATGAGCCGCAACCTGCGTCAGCTGCGCATTCTGTTTGCCGATGAATTGTTTACCCGCCAGTCCCACGGGCTGGCGGCAACCCCCCGGGCAGAGCAGCTGCACCTGCAGATGCGGCCCTTGCTGGACAGTATTCTGCGGCTGGTGGCACCGGTGCAGCTGGAGCTGAAAACCTTAAAGCGCTGTTTCAGCCTGAGTATGATCGATCCGATTTCTCAGACTTTGATCGCACCGCTGCTCAGTCATCTGCAGGAACATGCCCCGCAGGTGACACTGAAAATACAGAGCCTGGAAGATTACAGCATGGATCTGCTGATTGCCGGGCAGCTGGATTTTATTATCAATTTTGGTAACGAGGCACCGGCGAATATTCATTCGCGGATGCTGGCAGAAGAACGGCCGGTTTGTGTGGTGGGGCCGGATCATCCGCTGGCCGGCAACAGCAGTGTCAGCTATGAGGAATTTATCTGCCAGAAACATGTGGACTTTATGCTGCCGGGGTTTTCCGATGAGAACCAGCCGGACTGGCTGATGAATATTCCTGATCCCCATTTGCAAACCAATAATATGGTGACCGCCCAGAATGCTATTTGTGACGGGCAACTGGTGATGATTGGCGGTGAAAAACTGTCGCAGTTCGCGCCACGGGCAGAAGAATCGGTGGCGATTCCTTTCGCGGAAAAAGAGAACATCCCGACGGTGCCGATGCGGCTGTTCTGGCACAAACGCTACCACGATGACCTTTCGCACCGCTGGATGCGGGATCTCATCAACAAGCTGATATTCAGTCAGTGTCCGACGGCACGGCAGACGTCCGGAAGCGTTTTTTAA
- a CDS encoding helix-turn-helix domain-containing protein: MAQRTALIDALKRELKQQGKTYKDVAQVLSLSEASVKRLFAEHNLSLERLDRLCDWLELEFADLVTLMARSKRQTTHLTLQQEQELAADNKLLLLTHFLINGLSFTEITEQYAIEEHEGIRLLAKLDKLKVIELLPNNRVKLRIARQFEWIPNGPIARFYEQHIQADFLKSSFSGEDEIRLFLSGLLTRGSHSELLNKIRQLSHEFADISQSDQSAMQSERHGTSLIVAMRPWEPEVFRPLRRPVKQVSGN; the protein is encoded by the coding sequence ATGGCTCAGCGAACGGCACTGATCGACGCCCTGAAAAGAGAACTGAAACAGCAGGGAAAAACCTATAAGGATGTCGCACAGGTACTGAGTTTATCGGAGGCAAGCGTCAAGCGGCTGTTTGCCGAACATAACCTCAGCCTGGAACGGCTTGACCGGTTATGTGACTGGCTGGAGCTTGAGTTTGCCGATCTGGTCACACTGATGGCGCGCAGCAAGCGCCAGACCACCCACCTCACCCTACAACAGGAACAGGAACTGGCAGCAGACAATAAACTGTTATTGCTGACTCACTTTCTGATCAACGGCCTTAGCTTTACTGAAATTACCGAACAATACGCCATCGAAGAACACGAAGGCATTCGCCTGCTGGCAAAACTGGATAAACTGAAAGTGATCGAATTACTGCCCAATAACCGGGTAAAGCTGCGCATTGCCCGGCAGTTTGAGTGGATTCCAAACGGGCCAATCGCCCGTTTTTATGAACAGCATATCCAGGCCGACTTTCTGAAATCATCATTCAGCGGCGAAGATGAGATCCGGCTGTTTTTATCCGGATTACTGACCCGCGGTTCGCACAGCGAATTGCTGAACAAGATCCGCCAACTGAGCCATGAATTTGCAGATATCAGCCAGAGCGACCAGTCGGCCATGCAGTCAGAACGTCACGGCACCAGCCTGATTGTCGCGATGCGCCCCTGGGAGCCTGAAGTATTCAGGCCCTTACGCCGGCCGGTTAAACAGGTATCAGGGAATTAA
- a CDS encoding ceramidase domain-containing protein: MSTDKSSASEQQIFARRLRLLLGLAVFMGLTLLVSQPVAQPLEYHRFADQRAALAIANAANVLSNLPFVVAGMLGFFWMRLKPELAFSVRAGYVTFFAGLILTGIGSGYYHLAPDNQTLIWDRLAMTVCFAGLLSLVIAERIDLRMAAVALPFLLITGAATVAYWAWVDDLRPYLMLQFGAMLLLPVIILRTRGTGTRWLWLALLCYLLAKVTEMTDEPLYHLTEQLISGHSLKHVASAMSGLMIALKLRYS, from the coding sequence ATGTCGACGGATAAATCATCAGCTTCAGAACAGCAAATATTTGCCCGCAGGCTCAGGTTACTGCTGGGGCTGGCTGTATTTATGGGTCTGACTTTGCTGGTCTCGCAACCGGTAGCGCAGCCACTGGAATACCACCGGTTTGCAGATCAGCGAGCTGCACTGGCCATTGCGAACGCCGCTAACGTGTTGTCGAATCTGCCGTTTGTGGTGGCTGGTATGTTGGGCTTCTTCTGGATGCGGCTGAAACCTGAGCTGGCATTCAGCGTCAGGGCCGGTTATGTCACCTTCTTTGCTGGCTTGATTCTCACCGGCATCGGTTCGGGCTATTACCATCTGGCACCGGATAATCAGACCCTGATTTGGGACCGGCTGGCAATGACGGTCTGTTTTGCCGGGTTACTTTCTTTGGTGATTGCCGAACGGATTGACCTGCGGATGGCGGCTGTTGCGCTGCCGTTCCTGCTGATAACCGGTGCGGCCACTGTTGCTTACTGGGCGTGGGTGGATGATCTGCGGCCGTATCTGATGCTTCAGTTCGGCGCCATGCTGCTGTTACCGGTGATTATTCTGCGTACCCGGGGAACCGGTACCCGGTGGCTGTGGCTGGCGCTGCTGTGTTATCTGCTCGCTAAGGTAACGGAAATGACCGATGAGCCCCTTTATCATCTGACGGAGCAGTTGATCAGCGGCCATTCACTGAAACATGTCGCTTCCGCGATGAGCGGTCTGATGATCGCCCTGAAACTGCGGTATAGCTGA
- a CDS encoding glutathione S-transferase N-terminal domain-containing protein, translated as MTETTLTNIEDFPINQRWPASNPDILQLYSYPTPNGVKVSIALEEMGLDYEAHLVTLADSDVKSPEFLSLNPNNKIPAIIDPNGPDGKPIALFESGAILLYLAEKTGKLLGKGPADKARITQWLMFQMGGVGPMLGQLGFFFAFAGKDIEDPRPRERYINEAKRLLNVINQQLEGQEWIAGDFSVADIAIAPWLQTIEGFYKAGEVTEFRNFKNVVAYVERFSKRPAVQKGWNIPARD; from the coding sequence ATGACAGAAACAACCCTGACAAACATCGAGGATTTTCCGATTAACCAGCGCTGGCCCGCCAGCAACCCGGATATCCTGCAGCTGTATTCTTATCCCACCCCGAACGGCGTAAAAGTTTCTATCGCGCTGGAGGAAATGGGCCTGGATTATGAAGCCCACCTGGTAACGCTGGCGGACAGTGATGTTAAAAGCCCTGAGTTTTTGTCCCTCAACCCGAACAACAAGATTCCGGCGATCATTGATCCGAACGGTCCGGACGGCAAGCCAATTGCGCTGTTTGAGAGCGGTGCAATCCTGCTCTATCTGGCCGAAAAAACCGGCAAACTGCTGGGTAAGGGCCCGGCAGATAAAGCCAGGATCACCCAGTGGCTAATGTTTCAGATGGGCGGTGTCGGCCCGATGCTGGGCCAGCTTGGATTCTTTTTCGCATTTGCCGGTAAAGACATTGAAGACCCCCGCCCCCGGGAGCGTTACATCAACGAAGCCAAGCGCTTACTCAACGTAATCAACCAGCAGCTGGAAGGTCAGGAATGGATCGCCGGCGACTTCTCCGTCGCCGACATTGCCATCGCCCCCTGGCTGCAAACCATCGAAGGTTTCTATAAAGCCGGTGAAGTAACCGAATTCCGCAACTTTAAGAACGTGGTCGCCTACGTGGAACGTTTCAGTAAACGCCCGGCGGTCCAGAAAGGCTGGAATATTCCGGCCAGAGACTGA
- a CDS encoding LysR family transcriptional regulator, producing the protein MDTIGFRTLSIFVTVCQTLNLTQSADLLALPKSTVSKEVSRLEEHLKSRLLERSTRKVSLTEAGKLVYERAFQLVEEFRSLRQDVQSLDTQVQGLLKLTAPPVLGEYLAGTLLADFMQQWPKITVALELSYSFDDLFAQGIDLGFRIGQIADDRLVARQIGASSRILVASPEYLAQHPPVKAPQDLAEHNCLRFQYNPTDTDWVLTCGEHTCSVPVRGNFYCSNIEALKNAALRGLGITQLPVSSAREELENGSLVAVLDGLCVPPMPIYLVYRSGVNKPRKLQALLDFIDQWVAEGKFSFSQ; encoded by the coding sequence TTGGATACAATAGGCTTTCGCACCCTGTCGATATTTGTCACTGTCTGTCAGACCCTGAATCTGACACAGAGCGCTGACTTGCTGGCGCTGCCGAAATCCACCGTCAGCAAAGAAGTCTCCCGGCTGGAGGAACATCTGAAAAGCCGTCTGCTGGAGCGTTCTACCCGTAAGGTCAGCCTGACTGAAGCCGGTAAGCTGGTGTATGAGCGGGCATTTCAGCTGGTGGAAGAATTCCGTTCCCTGCGTCAGGATGTGCAGTCGCTGGACACGCAGGTGCAGGGGCTTTTAAAGCTGACCGCGCCACCGGTGCTGGGTGAATATCTGGCGGGGACCCTGCTGGCGGATTTTATGCAGCAATGGCCGAAAATTACCGTGGCACTGGAATTGTCCTATTCCTTCGATGATCTGTTTGCACAGGGAATTGATCTGGGGTTCCGCATTGGCCAGATTGCCGATGACCGACTGGTGGCCCGGCAGATTGGTGCATCCTCCCGGATTCTGGTGGCCAGCCCTGAGTATCTGGCGCAGCATCCTCCGGTGAAGGCGCCGCAGGATCTGGCGGAACATAACTGCCTGCGCTTTCAGTACAACCCCACCGATACCGACTGGGTGCTGACCTGTGGTGAGCACACTTGCTCGGTGCCGGTGCGCGGTAACTTCTACTGCAGCAACATAGAAGCGCTCAAAAATGCCGCCCTTCGTGGGCTGGGCATTACCCAGTTGCCGGTGAGTTCTGCCCGGGAAGAACTGGAAAACGGCTCACTGGTGGCAGTACTGGATGGCCTGTGTGTGCCGCCGATGCCGATCTATCTGGTGTATCGCAGCGGCGTTAACAAGCCCCGTAAACTGCAGGCTTTGCTGGATTTCATTGACCAGTGGGTCGCGGAAGGCAAATTCAGTTTTTCACAGTAG
- a CDS encoding DUF2141 domain-containing protein: MKKIVGWLMAGLMSGAVQAADLRVNVENLQSDKGKVIIKLVNRHMYETEEDAAGLQRRIIATRFPAVSYTFRALPPGEYALQVVHDLNSNHEFDYNVFTGPSEPFGVSRMRWAEAESLPDWQQVKFTLNEPVFSAKPVTVTVTLNE, from the coding sequence ATGAAAAAAATCGTTGGCTGGTTAATGGCAGGGCTGATGTCCGGTGCTGTGCAGGCAGCGGATCTGCGGGTGAATGTTGAGAATCTGCAGTCAGACAAAGGCAAGGTCATCATTAAGCTGGTAAACCGGCATATGTATGAAACTGAAGAGGATGCGGCGGGGCTGCAGCGCAGGATCATTGCAACCCGTTTCCCGGCGGTCAGCTATACCTTCAGAGCGCTGCCGCCGGGGGAATATGCCCTGCAGGTGGTGCATGACCTGAACAGCAACCATGAGTTTGATTACAACGTCTTTACCGGCCCTTCTGAGCCGTTCGGGGTATCGCGTATGCGCTGGGCGGAGGCAGAAAGCCTGCCGGACTGGCAACAGGTGAAATTTACCCTGAATGAGCCGGTTTTCAGTGCCAAACCGGTGACGGTGACAGTCACGCTGAACGAATAA
- a CDS encoding TAXI family TRAP transporter solute-binding subunit, with protein sequence MKYWWQSCLLLLCGAMFSLPGAAQSNIVSLGTGGVTGLYYPAGGALCRLVNRTRSEHGLHCVVLSTPGSVNNLQKVSNGELDLGIAEAGQLYDALHGRGKFQEADTELRALFSLYPEYISVLVRSDSGIEQFADLRGKRINIGQETSSQQITFGALIKARGWQLDDFAEVHRLAPAEQARALCENRIDATLYVVGHPSGAIKEAVRDCDSKLISLSPADVKALTSNNPHYYTQTMNTELYGLQGAVQTAGVNATMFTRADASEEAVYAVVKALFSQFERFQRMHPAFTGLDIKQMVTAPLAAPMHPGAVRYFREAGLL encoded by the coding sequence ATGAAGTATTGGTGGCAGTCCTGTCTGTTGCTGCTCTGTGGAGCAATGTTTTCCCTGCCCGGTGCCGCGCAGAGTAACATCGTCTCACTGGGCACCGGCGGCGTAACCGGGTTGTATTATCCGGCCGGCGGCGCGTTGTGCCGGCTGGTGAACCGGACCCGCAGTGAGCATGGTTTGCATTGTGTGGTGCTGAGCACTCCCGGTTCAGTCAATAACCTGCAAAAAGTCAGTAATGGTGAACTGGATCTGGGCATTGCCGAAGCGGGTCAGCTTTACGATGCCCTGCATGGCCGGGGAAAATTTCAGGAAGCGGATACCGAGCTGCGGGCGCTATTCAGCCTGTATCCTGAATATATTTCGGTGCTGGTGCGCAGTGACAGCGGCATAGAGCAGTTTGCTGATTTACGGGGAAAGCGGATTAACATCGGCCAGGAAACCAGCAGCCAGCAGATTACTTTCGGCGCACTGATTAAAGCCCGTGGCTGGCAGCTTGACGATTTTGCCGAAGTACACCGGCTGGCCCCGGCAGAACAGGCCCGGGCGCTGTGTGAAAACCGTATTGATGCCACCCTGTACGTGGTCGGGCATCCCAGCGGAGCAATCAAGGAAGCGGTGCGGGACTGCGACAGCAAGCTGATCAGTCTCAGCCCGGCAGACGTTAAAGCACTCACTTCCAATAATCCGCATTATTATACCCAGACGATGAATACCGAGTTATACGGCCTGCAAGGCGCTGTGCAAACCGCCGGTGTAAACGCCACCATGTTTACCCGGGCAGATGCTTCAGAAGAGGCGGTGTATGCGGTGGTTAAAGCGCTCTTCAGTCAGTTTGAACGCTTTCAGCGGATGCACCCGGCGTTCACCGGGCTGGATATCAAACAGATGGTCACCGCGCCGCTGGCTGCACCCATGCACCCGGGGGCGGTACGGTATTTCCGCGAAGCGGGGCTGCTCTGA
- a CDS encoding sensor histidine kinase, translated as MILLQRLNQLRYQKPLGIRLLAAILLCSSAITLIATGTQLWLDYRYELSAIDERLQQIETSSLNSLSNSLWEISPAQIQVQLDGLHQLPDIRYLEISSQYGDYYSAGSRPEEGPIVERNYNLTHQGADGTVFPVGDLTLVISLDEVYRRLTDKVLVILASQGIKTFLVSIFILTIFHRLITQHLGTMASYARRLKLDQLDLPLVLKRNKKHKDDEISQVVDAMNSMRESMLHDMSKREDAERSLAKLNAELEQRVTDRTRELEERNRELHDTLETLRATQRQLVESKKLAALGGLVAGVAHEINTPIGIGFTAASFLSDQAKDHLQRHPDDELAATAAESSHLICQNLERAAQLVRAFKQVSVDQSSEQRRPFDLIQYMDEILLSLKPRLKRCHPHISISGPDQLLLDSYPGSYYQIFTNLILNSLLHGFENQPGGNISISIRQQEQRVIIDYRDDGVGVPDGWHQKLFEPFMTTKRNQGCSGLGMHIAFNIVSQLLKGHIDSLPAEKGAHFRLDLPVEIGEQDAH; from the coding sequence ATGATTTTATTGCAGCGTCTTAATCAGCTCCGTTACCAGAAACCGCTGGGCATCCGCCTGCTGGCCGCCATTCTGCTGTGCAGTTCGGCCATCACACTGATCGCCACCGGCACCCAGTTATGGCTGGATTACCGCTATGAACTGTCGGCCATTGACGAACGTCTGCAACAGATCGAAACCAGTTCACTGAACAGCCTGTCCAACAGCCTGTGGGAAATCAGCCCGGCGCAGATTCAGGTACAGCTGGACGGTCTGCACCAGTTACCGGACATCCGCTATCTGGAAATCAGTTCCCAGTATGGCGATTACTACTCCGCCGGCAGCCGCCCTGAAGAAGGCCCCATTGTTGAACGTAACTATAACCTCACCCATCAGGGCGCGGACGGCACGGTTTTTCCGGTGGGCGACCTGACACTGGTGATCAGTCTGGATGAGGTCTACCGCCGCCTGACCGATAAAGTACTGGTGATTCTGGCCTCCCAGGGCATCAAGACCTTTCTGGTATCAATCTTTATTCTGACCATCTTCCACCGGCTGATTACCCAGCATCTGGGCACCATGGCCAGCTACGCCCGCCGGCTGAAACTCGACCAGCTGGACCTGCCGCTGGTCCTGAAACGCAATAAAAAACATAAGGATGATGAAATCAGTCAGGTGGTGGATGCCATGAACAGCATGCGGGAATCCATGCTCCACGACATGAGTAAACGGGAAGATGCCGAGCGTTCGCTGGCTAAACTTAACGCCGAACTGGAACAACGGGTAACCGACCGCACCCGGGAACTGGAAGAACGTAACCGCGAATTGCACGATACGCTGGAAACCCTGCGTGCCACCCAGCGCCAGCTTGTGGAATCCAAAAAACTGGCCGCACTGGGCGGGCTGGTTGCCGGCGTTGCCCATGAAATCAACACCCCGATTGGCATTGGTTTTACCGCCGCCTCTTTCCTTTCGGATCAGGCAAAAGACCATCTTCAACGCCACCCGGATGATGAGCTGGCCGCGACCGCCGCCGAAAGCAGTCACCTGATCTGCCAGAATCTGGAACGGGCGGCGCAGCTGGTCCGGGCCTTCAAACAGGTATCGGTGGACCAGTCCAGCGAACAGCGCCGGCCCTTCGATCTGATACAGTATATGGATGAAATTCTGCTGTCGCTGAAACCCCGCCTGAAACGCTGCCATCCGCACATCAGCATCAGCGGGCCGGACCAGTTATTGCTGGACAGTTACCCGGGCAGTTATTACCAGATTTTCACCAACCTGATTCTGAACTCTTTGCTGCACGGCTTTGAAAACCAGCCCGGCGGCAACATCAGTATTAGCATCCGGCAGCAAGAGCAGAGGGTGATCATTGACTACCGGGATGACGGTGTCGGTGTGCCGGACGGCTGGCACCAGAAACTCTTTGAACCCTTCATGACCACCAAGCGAAATCAGGGCTGCAGCGGTCTGGGCATGCATATCGCCTTTAATATCGTGAGTCAGTTACTCAAAGGGCACATCGATTCGCTACCGGCGGAAAAAGGCGCGCATTTCCGCCTCGATCTGCCGGTGGAAATCGGTGAGCAGGACGCTCACTGA
- a CDS encoding TAXI family TRAP transporter solute-binding subunit, producing MSLKNKLATTLLSSAVGFAGIFGATAANSADQTYVTIGTGGQTGVYYVVGQSICRLVNRQTDAHGIKCTAPSTGGSVANINAVRQGQQDMGMAQSDWQFHALNGSKHDTFKSQGKFEDLRALFAVHNEPFTVVARADSGIKSFDDLPGKRVNLTNPGSGTRGTMEVIMEEKGWTNETFKLAAELKSAEQAQALCDNKIDAMIYAVGHPSGAIKEATTSCDAKVIPVTGEVIEKLIAENDFYAPASIPGGMYKGSDSDVATFGNAATMVTSAKVDADTVYEVVKAVFDNFDRFKRLHPAFANLDPQQMIANGLSAPLHEGAVRYYKEQGWM from the coding sequence ATGTCTCTGAAGAACAAATTAGCAACGACTCTGCTTTCCTCTGCGGTTGGTTTCGCCGGTATTTTCGGTGCCACTGCAGCTAACAGCGCTGACCAGACCTACGTGACAATCGGTACTGGCGGCCAGACCGGTGTTTACTACGTGGTTGGTCAGTCTATCTGCCGCCTGGTAAACCGTCAGACCGACGCACACGGCATCAAGTGTACTGCCCCTTCTACCGGCGGTTCTGTTGCTAACATCAACGCTGTTCGTCAGGGTCAGCAGGACATGGGCATGGCTCAGTCTGACTGGCAGTTCCACGCACTGAACGGTTCCAAGCATGACACCTTCAAGTCACAGGGTAAGTTCGAAGACCTGCGCGCGCTGTTCGCAGTACACAACGAGCCTTTCACCGTTGTTGCCCGTGCGGATTCCGGCATTAAATCTTTTGACGACCTGCCAGGTAAGCGCGTTAACCTGACGAACCCGGGTTCCGGTACCCGCGGCACCATGGAAGTCATCATGGAAGAGAAAGGCTGGACAAACGAGACTTTCAAACTGGCGGCGGAGCTGAAATCTGCAGAACAGGCACAGGCACTGTGTGACAACAAGATTGACGCGATGATCTACGCGGTTGGTCACCCGTCCGGTGCGATCAAGGAAGCGACGACTTCCTGTGATGCAAAAGTAATTCCTGTGACCGGTGAAGTAATCGAGAAGCTGATTGCTGAAAACGATTTCTACGCACCTGCCAGCATCCCTGGCGGCATGTACAAGGGCAGCGACAGCGATGTGGCTACTTTCGGTAACGCTGCGACTATGGTGACGTCTGCCAAGGTTGATGCCGACACTGTTTATGAAGTTGTTAAAGCTGTATTCGATAACTTCGACCGCTTCAAGCGTCTGCACCCTGCGTTCGCTAACCTGGATCCACAGCAGATGATCGCCAACGGTCTGTCTGCACCGCTGCACGAAGGTGCTGTTCGTTACTACAAAGAACAGGGCTGGATGTAA
- a CDS encoding TRAP transporter permease, producing MTTTQNRQGEVEEQELQDMVAANDTGARIPEGWQGKVLLGAALFWSLFQLWIASPLPFYDWPLIGSFGIFNDTEIRAIHLGFATFLAFTAYPALTRSPRHHIPLTDIGLCLIGAFSASYIFLFYDQLVSRPGLPNTQDLVVSVIGLVLLLEAARRTLGPPLMVVAIVFLTYSLAGPYMPDIIAHKGVSLEELVNHQWLTTEGVFGIALGVSSSFVFLFVLFGALLDKAGAGNYFIQVAFSLLGHMRGGPAKAAVVSSGLTGLISGSSIANVVTTGTFTIPMMKRVGFTSEKAGAVEVASSVNGQIMPPVMGAAAFLMVEYVGISYVQVITHAFLPALISYLALIYIVHLEALKLDMQGLPRRGAVKPWQLRIFGMLTGFLLTAGLAAAVYFGIGWIKPMFGDYAGIVIALLLGGAYLFLLSYAAKVPDLQLDDPNSPMVQLPEVAPTVKSGLHFLLPVVVLVWCLMVERLSPGLSAFWATVLMIFILVTQRPLIAWFRNEQGIAHRLRQGANELVDGLIVGARNMIGIGIATATAGIIVGAVSQTGVGSVLADLVEVLSMGNLLLMLILTAVLSLILGMGLPTTANYIVVSSLLAPVVISLGQESGLIVPLIAVHLFVFYFGIMADVTPPVGLASFAAAAVSGGDPIRTGFVAFSYSLRTAALPFLFIFNTDLLLIDVTWLEGIQIFIVATIAMLIFTAATQGYFFARNRWYETVLLLLIAFSMFRPGFWMDRIVEPYQQIAPQALVQAADDIAPGTELRFWIDGEDAVGNQRSFLANLVLGEGADGAERLANTGVELLDNNGKTVVDFVAFDSAAERAGLAFDQVITGVEAPQVQPAKQLMYIPAGMLLLGLIALQRRRRSAQAKLTPAEA from the coding sequence ATGACAACTACGCAAAACAGACAGGGAGAGGTTGAAGAGCAAGAACTTCAGGACATGGTGGCCGCCAATGATACCGGAGCCCGTATTCCTGAAGGCTGGCAGGGTAAGGTACTACTCGGTGCGGCACTGTTCTGGTCACTGTTCCAGCTGTGGATCGCCTCGCCACTTCCTTTTTATGACTGGCCTTTAATCGGCAGTTTCGGCATTTTCAACGACACTGAAATCCGTGCAATTCACTTAGGTTTTGCCACCTTTCTGGCATTCACTGCCTACCCGGCGCTGACTCGGTCTCCACGTCACCACATTCCTCTGACCGATATCGGCCTGTGCCTGATCGGCGCATTCAGTGCGTCCTATATTTTCCTGTTTTATGATCAGTTAGTGAGCCGTCCGGGCCTGCCGAATACGCAGGATCTGGTGGTATCTGTGATCGGTCTGGTGTTGCTGCTGGAAGCTGCCCGCCGGACACTGGGGCCGCCACTGATGGTGGTGGCAATTGTGTTCCTGACTTACTCGCTGGCCGGCCCCTATATGCCGGATATCATTGCGCATAAAGGGGTGTCACTGGAAGAACTGGTTAACCACCAGTGGCTGACCACGGAAGGGGTTTTTGGTATTGCGCTGGGTGTATCGTCCAGTTTCGTGTTCCTGTTTGTACTCTTTGGTGCCTTGCTGGATAAAGCCGGTGCCGGTAACTACTTCATTCAGGTAGCCTTTTCCCTGCTGGGCCATATGCGCGGCGGCCCTGCCAAGGCGGCGGTAGTGTCTTCCGGCCTGACTGGCCTGATCTCCGGTTCGTCCATTGCCAACGTGGTGACCACCGGTACTTTTACTATTCCGATGATGAAACGGGTGGGCTTTACCTCTGAGAAAGCCGGTGCCGTTGAAGTAGCATCTTCGGTTAATGGCCAGATCATGCCACCGGTGATGGGGGCTGCGGCCTTCCTGATGGTGGAGTACGTGGGCATTTCCTACGTACAGGTGATTACCCATGCCTTTCTGCCGGCACTGATTTCCTACCTGGCGCTGATCTATATCGTGCACCTTGAAGCGCTGAAGCTGGATATGCAGGGCCTGCCACGTCGCGGTGCGGTGAAACCCTGGCAGCTGCGCATTTTCGGCATGCTGACCGGTTTCCTGCTGACGGCTGGTTTGGCCGCAGCGGTGTATTTTGGCATTGGCTGGATCAAGCCGATGTTTGGCGACTACGCGGGCATTGTTATCGCGCTGCTGTTAGGCGGTGCTTACCTGTTCCTGCTCAGCTATGCGGCGAAAGTGCCTGATCTGCAGCTGGATGATCCGAATTCACCTATGGTGCAGTTACCGGAAGTGGCCCCGACAGTTAAGTCAGGTCTGCATTTCTTACTGCCGGTTGTGGTGCTGGTCTGGTGTCTGATGGTTGAACGTCTGTCGCCGGGCCTGTCGGCATTCTGGGCCACCGTACTGATGATCTTCATTCTGGTCACCCAGCGTCCGCTGATTGCCTGGTTCCGTAATGAACAGGGAATCGCGCATCGTCTGCGTCAGGGGGCCAATGAGCTGGTCGACGGCCTGATTGTCGGTGCCCGGAACATGATAGGTATCGGCATTGCGACGGCCACGGCGGGTATTATTGTCGGAGCCGTCTCACAGACCGGTGTAGGTTCTGTACTGGCGGATCTGGTGGAAGTGTTGTCCATGGGCAACCTGCTGCTGATGCTGATCCTGACAGCGGTTCTCAGCCTGATTCTGGGCATGGGCCTGCCGACGACGGCAAACTACATTGTTGTTTCTTCTCTGTTGGCGCCGGTGGTTATCTCACTGGGCCAGGAATCCGGATTAATTGTCCCGCTGATTGCGGTGCATCTGTTCGTATTCTACTTCGGCATTATGGCAGACGTGACCCCACCGGTCGGTCTGGCCTCTTTTGCCGCGGCGGCAGTGTCCGGTGGTGATCCCATCCGGACCGGTTTTGTCGCCTTCAGCTACAGCCTGCGTACGGCGGCGCTGCCGTTCCTGTTTATCTTCAACACTGATCTGTTGCTGATAGACGTGACCTGGCTTGAAGGAATCCAGATCTTCATCGTGGCAACCATTGCGATGCTGATCTTTACCGCTGCGACCCAGGGGTATTTCTTCGCCCGTAACCGTTGGTACGAAACTGTCTTACTGCTGCTGATCGCCTTTTCGATGTTCCGCCCGGGTTTCTGGATGGACCGGATCGTTGAGCCTTATCAGCAGATTGCTCCACAGGCACTGGTTCAGGCGGCGGATGATATCGCCCCGGGAACCGAACTGCGCTTCTGGATCGATGGCGAAGATGCTGTCGGTAACCAGCGTTCATTCCTGGCCAATCTGGTGCTGGGTGAAGGTGCCGATGGTGCCGAGCGGCTGGCCAATACAGGCGTGGAACTGTTGGACAATAATGGTAAGACCGTCGTGGACTTTGTTGCCTTCGACAGCGCAGCAGAGCGTGCCGGACTCGCCTTTGATCAGGTGATTACCGGTGTCGAGGCACCGCAGGTGCAACCTGCCAAGCAGCTGATGTATATCCCTGCCGGGATGTTGCTGCTGGGGCTGATTGCCCTGCAACGGCGACGTCGCAGTGCCCAGGCTAAGCTGACCCCCGCCGAAGCGTAA